Proteins from one Suncus etruscus isolate mSunEtr1 chromosome 3, mSunEtr1.pri.cur, whole genome shotgun sequence genomic window:
- the LOC126004385 gene encoding odorant-binding protein 2b-like: MKALFLTFILSLTTLLQAQEPLSFTLKTQDFIGIWYVKAMVVENNLVKGKMPRKASPITVTALDGGDMEATYTFIKGDQCHEKRIMLQQTTELGKYSALAGSKVNVYVLRLPVEDNYVLFLKCQSHGKPLRMAKLIGKGLPPCSLIMPDKAFVSEGRNSDMNLEELDAFKNFTQHEGFPLKNIFIPIQIGISMAPLAVMSPGRSHYCRRFDLFCTPNPFLPNTLSCAK; encoded by the exons ATGAAGGCCCTCTTCCTTACCTTCATACTTAGCCTGACTACTCTCCTGCAAGCCCAGGAACCCCTTTCTTTCACTTTGAAGACCCAGGAT TTTATAGGGATTTGGTATGTGAAGGCCATGGTGGTGGAAAACAACCTGGTGAAGGGGAAGATGCCCAGGAAAGCATCCCCCATCACAGTGACAGCCCTGGATGGTGGGGACATGGAAGCCACATACACTTTCAT AAAGGGGGACCAGTGTCATGAGAAGAGAATCATGCTGCAGCAAACCACGGAGCTTGGAAAGTATAGTGCCT TAGCTGGAAGCAAGGTGAATGTATATGTCCTGCGGCTGCCAGTTGAGGACAACTATGTCCTTTTCCTTAAGTGCCAGTCCCATGGAAAACCACTCCGAATGGCGAAACTCATAGGTAAGGGGCTGCCACCCTGTTCCCTGATAATGCCTGACAAGGCCTTTGTGTCTGAAG GTAGAAATAGTGATATGAACCTGGAAGAATTGGATGCATTTAAGAACTTCACACAACATGAAGGATTTCCTCTGAAGAATATCTTCATACCCATACAGATAG GGATCTCCATGGCTCCCCTAGCAGTAATGAGTCCTGGAAGATCTCACTATTGCAGGCGCTTTGACCTCTTCTGCACTCCCAATCCCTTTCTTCCCAACACCCTCTCCTGTGccaaataa